CCGGCATGGTCTCGGCCGGGCCGTCCGGCTTCGCGCCGGATTCGAGGAGGTCCCACAGGGCGGGCCCGCCCTCCTCGGCGAACAGCCCGTCGAGGTCGTCGATGGCCTCGGCGAACGCGGGCTCCTCCTCCAGGAGCCGCTGCGCCATGCCCGGACGCTGCGCCCCGTACCCGGAGAACACCCAGACGGGACGGCCGGGCGTCCCGACCGCCGAGCCGGTGACGACGCCCGGGTGGGGGCGTCCCTCGGCGAGCGCGGTGAGCCCGTCGATGAGGCCGGCGCGGTCGCGGGCGGCGACGGCGGCGCGGGCCCGGCCGCGTCCGGCGCGGCGGCCGCGCCCGTGCAGGGTGCGCGCGAGGTCGGGCAGGGCGACGTCGGCGTCCGCCAGCCAGCCGGCGAGGACGGACGCGTGGTCGCGGATCCGGTCGTCGGAGGTGTCGGAGAGGGGGAACGTCCGGACGACCGCGGGCTGGACGTGCGGTTCGGACGCGGGGGCCTCTTCGAGGATCAGGTGCGCGTTCGTCCCGCCGAACCCGAAACCGGACACGCCCGCGCGGGCGGGGCGTCCGCGATCGGGCCACGGGGTCTCCTCGGCGACGACCGCGAGGCGCAGGTCGTCGAACGGGATGTGCGGGTTCGGCTCGCGGTAGTGCGCGCTCGGCGGGATGACGCGGTGGTGCAGGGCGAGGACGGTCTTGATCAGCCCGGCGACGCCCGCGGCGGACTCCATGTGCCCGAGGTTCGACTTCGCCGAGCCGAGCAGCAGCGGCTCGTCCGGGGCGCGGCCCGCGCCGAGGACCTCCCCGACGGCCTTCGCCTCGATCGGGTCGCCGAGGAACGTGCCGGTGCCGTGCGCCTCCACGTAGTCGACCTCGCGGGTGTCGATCCCCGCGGCCGCGTACACGTCGCGGAGCAGCGCCCGCTGCGCGTCGGCGTTCGGGGCGACGAGCCCGTTGGAGCGGCCGTCGGAGTTGACGCCGCCGCCCCGGACGACCGCGAGGACGCGGTCGCCGTCGCGCCGCGCGTCCGAGAGCCGCTTGAGGACGACCGCGCCGCAGCCCTCCGCGCGGACCATGCCGTCGGCGGACGCGTCGAACGCCTTGCAGTGCCCGTCGGCGGCGGTGCCCCCGGCCAGGTCGAACGTCATGGTGACCGTCGGCGACAGCAGCAGGTTCACGCCGCCCGCGAGCGCCACGTCGGCCTCGCCGCGCCGCAGCGCCTGCACCGCGAGGTGCGTCGAGACGAGCGACGAACTGCAGGCCGTGTCGACGATCATGCTGGGGCCGCGCAGGTCCAGCAGGTACGACAGCCGGTTCGCGATGATGCTGAGCGCGGCGCCGGTCGCGGTGAACGGTTCGAGCGCGGCCGGGTCGGACGCGGTGAACGCCGCGTACTCGGGGGCGGACACGCCGACGAACACGCCGGTGCGGCTGCCGCGCAGCGACGCCGGGCCGATCCCGGCGTGCTCGAACGCCTCCCAGGCGACCTCGAGGACGAGCCGCTGCTGCGGGTCCATGACGGCCGCCTCGCGCGGCGTGATGCCGAAGAACGCGGCGTCGAACTCGGCGACGTCGTCCAGGAAGCCGCCGAGGCGGGTGGTCTTGGCGAGCAGGTCGCCGACCTCGGGGGAACCGTCGTCGAACGGGTCCCAGCGTCCGTCCGGGACCTCCCGGATCGCGTCGCCGCGCCCGGTGAGGAACCGCCAGTAGTCGGCGGGTCCGGTCAGGTCGCGGTCACCGCCGGGGAAGCGGCAGCCGATCCCGACGACCGCGATGGGCTCGTCGTCGGCCGGGGCCGCGGACGGGACGGGCGGCGCCGCCGGTTCGGCGCTCGCGGCGGGCGCGAGGTCGGCGCCGCTCGCGAGGGCCACGGAAAGCTTGTCGATCGTCGGGTGTTCCCAGACGAGCGTGGCGGGGAGCGACCGGCCGAGCATCTGCTCCAGCTCGCCCGCGATCGCGACGGCGTCGCGGGACGCGAGCCCGAACTCCTCGAGCGGACGGTCGGGATCGATCTGGTCTGCGGTGGTCCGGGAGCGACGCGCGATCTGCTCGATCAGGTGCCGGCGAATCGAATCCTCGCTGATCCGAGCCCGATCCTGCGGGATCTCCCGCGCGGCTCCGGAACGATCGTTGCTCTGCATGCGGTGGGTTCCCCCCATGACGGGATCGTTCATCGAAGCAGGGACCCACTTTGTCCCACCATGACCGGCTCGGGATGCGCATCCAGACCACTTTTCTCCGTAGGCACTTGTCACGGTGATGACAAGACTCGGTAGTAACCAATGTGGCCTGATGGGATAGTTGAGACATCCATCCCACAGTTGTGGTGGGTAACCACGAATGAACCAAAAGTAACAATAGTCCGACGAGACATTTTAGGGGGTAGCGGCGGATTTCCCGCGCGCGGGGGAGGTCACGCCGCGTGCACCGTTGACCCGGGGCCGATTCCGATGGGCGCTGGCGGTCGTCGCCGTCAGCGCATTCATGACCACCATGGACAACACGGTGGTCTTCACTGCGACGCCCACGATCCAGGACGACCTCCGCATGTCCGACTCCGCCACGGAGTGGATCGCCACCGGGTACATCCTGATGTTCTCGTGCCTGATGATCGCGGGCGGCCGGCTCACCGACATCCACGGCTGCCGCGTCGTCTTCAGCACCGGCATGATCGTGTTCACCGCCGCGTCCGCCGTCTGCGGCCTGGCGCAGAGCTCCGACGTGCTCATCCTCGCCCGGATCGTGCAGGGCGCCGGGGCCGCGCTCGCCCTGCCCGCCACCCAGGTGATGGTCACCGTCGGGCGCAACGACAAGCAGCGCTCGATCGGCAACATCGTGTGGATCGGCGCCGCGTCCAGCGCGACCGCGTTCGGCCCCACCATCGGCGGCGTCATCGTCCAGCACTGGACCTGGCACTGGATCTTCCTGATCAACATCGTGCCGGGCATCGTGGTGATCCTGCTCGGAATGTTCCTGCTCACCGGCGAGGGCCAGAACAAGGACGCCCGCGTCGACCTGCCCGGCGTGCTGATCTCCGCGACCATGCTGTTCGCGCTCATCTACGCGCTGGAGGCGGGCCCCGACCACGGCTGGACCGACCCGTCCGTGCTCAGCGTCTTCGCCCTCGGCCTGATCGCGCTCGTCTGCTTCGTCATGGTGGAGAGCTGGGCCCCCGACCCGATGATGGACCTGCGCTTCTTCCGCAACCGGGTCTTCACCGGCGGGCTGCTGTCACAGATGCTCTACGGCATCGGCTTCAACGGCATGATGTTCTACTCGCAGCCGTTCCTGCAGCGCTACCTGGGCTTCTCGCCGCCCGAGGCCGGCCTGGTCATGCTCCCCCCGGCCATCACGATCATGGTGCTGACGCCCATCGCGTTCCTGCTCGCCGCAAAGATCGGCTCCCGCCCGGCGATCGGCGGCGGCATGGCGCTGATGGGCGTCGGCATGTTCCTGTTCTCGACGCTCGAGGTCGGCGACGGCTACGCCGACCTCATGCCCGGCGTCATGCTCGTCGGCGTCGGCGCCGCCCTCGGCATGCCGCTCGTGATGTACGTGCTGAAGGCCGTCCCCGAACAGCAGGCGGGCGTCGCCAGCGGCGTCATCAACGTGATCCGCGAGGCGTCCGGCGCGTTCGGCATCGCGATCGTCGGGCTGCTCGTGCACAGCATCCCCAAGCAGGACGCGAGCCCCGCCGAACTCGAGAGCTTCGGGTCGGGGACGTCGTCCGGGCTGATCCTCGGCGCCGCCCTGGTCGTGTTCGGCGGGGTCATCGGCGCCCTCACCCTGCCCAGCCGGCGCGGCTGGCTCGGCCCCAAGCACGGCAAGCAGCGCCCGCTCGTCTCCGACCCGCCGCCCCGCGACCGCCCCGCGCACGTGCCCGCGGACGCGACGGCCGTGCATGCGACCTCGCCGGACCCGGTCCCCGTCGGCGCGGCCGTCGCGTCGGCCGCGTCACCGTCCGCCACCATTCCGGACGATCTCGCCGTCGCGACCGCCGCGGCGTCCGGTGCGGGCCCGGCCGACACCCCCGAAACCCCCTCCCCGCTCGCCTCCCCCCGGAAGGACGAGAGCATGCCCGACCCCACCCCCGGGCCCCACTGGTGGAACGACTGGGACGAACCCGGATCCGGCACCGGCCCCGCCACCGAAAAGCCGCCCCCCACGCCGTCGGCGTGGCCCCCGCCGCCGAGCGCCGCACCGAGCGCCGCACCGCCCGCCGAGCCGCCCGCCGAGCCGCCCGCCGCACCGCCCGCGGGCGAGCCCGCGGCGCCGTCCGTCCCGGCCGGGGACGTCTGGTACGACCGGCCCGGCACCGTGCGGGACGGCCTGTCGCTCGGCCTCGCGGACCCGGCGGGCGGCCGCCGGACGCCCCCGCCGCCCGAGGGCTGGTACCAGCCGTACGCGCCGAGCGACGACCCGCCGCCCGCCCCGCCGGCGCCGCCGCCCGGCCCCCGCGAGGACGCCTGGTGAGGAGGCGCACGTGAGCACCATCGTGATCTTCGGCGCGGGCTCGCGCGGAGACGTCCAGCCCTGCGCCGCCCTGGGCCGCGCCCTGCGCGCGCGCGGGCACGACGTCAAGCTCGTCGCCAGCGCCCGCTACGCGTCGCTCGCCGCGGGCGCCGGGGTCGGCTTCGCGCCGCTCACCGCCGACCCGACCGAGATCCTGGAGTCGGACGCCGGGCAGGAACTGCTCGCGGGCGGCCGCAACCCCGTGAAGTTCCTCGGCGGGTTCCGGCGGATCCTCGGGCCGATGGCCGAACGGCTCCTCGCCGAATGCCTCGACGCGTGCAAGGACGCCGACCTGCTCCTCGGGCCGACGCTCGGCGCGCTCCCCCGGCACATCGGCGAGCATCTCGGCGTCCCGTGGGCGCTGATCCACTTCCAGCCGAGCCGCTCCACCGGCGCGTTCCCGCACCCGTTCGTCCCGCGCGCGCGCCTGCTCGGCCCCGTCGCCAACCGGGCGAGCTTCCACGCCGTCGACCAGGTCGCGTGGCTGCTGTCCCGCCCGTTCATCAACCCGTGGCGGCAGGACCGGCTCGGGCTCCCGCCGCTGCCGCTGCGCAACGCGGGCGACGACCGCCCGGTCCTCGCGTGCTTCAGCTCGGCCGTCGTCCCGCGCCCCCGCGACTGGCCGCGCAACCTCGCCATGACCGGCTACTGGTTCCTCGACGAGCCGGAGTGGACGCCGCCCGCCGACCTCGCCGCGTTCCTCGACGACGGCCCCCCGCCCGTCTACGTCGGGTTCGGCAGCATGGTCCCGAAGGACGCCGCGATGACCGCCCGGATCGTCCGGACGGCGCTGCGGCTCGCGGGCGTGCGCGGGATCGTCCAGGGCGATCCGGACACCTCGGACGAGCACGTGCTGGCCGTCCGCGACGTCCCCCACACCTGGCTGTTCCCGCGCATGGCCGCCGTCGTCCACCACGGCGGCGCGGGCACCACGGCGGCGGGCCTGCGGGCGGGCGCCCCCACGGTCGTCTGCCCGTTCTTCGGCGACCAGCCGTACTGGGGCGAGCGGGTCGCGGCGCTCGGCGCGGGCCCGTCCCCGCTGCCGTTCCGGACGCTCACCGTCCCGCGCCTCGCCGCCCGGATCCGCGCGGCCGTCGACGACCCGGACATCGCCGACCGCGCCGACGACCTCGGCCGCCGCATCCGCGCGGAGGACGGCCTCGCGCGCGCACAGGAAGCTCTAGAGCCCCTCCTGCGCTGACACGCTCACTTCCAGGTCCAGCCGGAGCCGTCGGGGGACTGGACGATCTCGCGCTGCTCGCGCGGCGGGCGCGGGCGCCTCGGCTGCGGCGGCCCGTCCGCCCACGGAGCCCACGGCGCGGACCGTCCGTCCGGACGCCCGGCCCCATTCGGCGGCGCGGACGCCGGGGCCGGCGCCGGGGCCGGCGCCGGGGGCGCGGGCGGGGCGGCGGGCGGCTTGCGGGGACGCTTCGGCCGCTTCGCCGCGGCGGGCTTCTCCCAGTGCAGGGTGTACGGGACGGGCTGTTCCTTCGGCAGCGGCGGCGCGACGCCGACGGGCCCGGCCGGGAGCGCGTCGCCGCTGCTCTCCCGCAGGTCCATCTTCGCGTGCAGCCCGCGCAGCGGCTTCGGCAGCCACCAGTTCGCCGCGCCCATGAACCGCATCGTGGCCGGGACGAGCAGCGACCGGACGAGCAGCGCGTCCACGACGACGGCGACGAACATGCCGACGCCGATCAGCTTCACGACCGTGATCCCGGCGAACGCGAACGCGGCGATCACCACGAGGAACAGCAGCGCGGCGCTGGTGATGATGCTGCCCGTGTGCTGCATGCCGGACGCGACGGCGGTGCGGTTGTCGTGGGTGAGGTCCCATTCCTCCCGGATACGGCTGAGCAGGAAGACCTCGTAGTCCATCGACAGGCCGAACACGACCGCGAGGATGAGGATCATGCTGGTCGCCTCGACGCCGCCGGTCGGCGTGAAGCCCAGCAGACCCGCGAGATGCCCGTACTGGAAGCCCCAGACGATCGCGCCGAACGACGCGCCGATCGACAGGACGTTCATCACGATCGCCTTCAGCGGCAGCACGATCGACCCGAAGAACATGAACAGCAGGACGAACGTCGCCGCCCCGACCGCGACCGCCATCTTCGGCAGCGACTCCATCAGGCTGTCCATCAGGTCCATCTGCGCGGCCGTGCTGCCCCCGACGTCGATGTGCATCGGGTAGCCGTCCTTGGTCAGGTGCATCGAACGGATCGTCCTGACCAGCTCCTGGGCCTGCTCGTCCATCGCCTCGTGCTCGTGCGTGACGGAGATCCGCACGCCCCCGTACGTCCCGGAGTAGCCGCTGAAGTCGGCGGAGACGACGCCCGGCAGGTCCATGAGCTCCTGGCGGAAGTCGTCCAGGTACGGCGGGATCGGGTCGCCCTCGGTCGGCGACCAGTTCTTCGGGATGAGGTCGCCGGACACGACCACGTCGATCGGCTCCGCCGACCCGTTCGGGAACTCCGCCTTGATCGTCTCGACGACCGCGCGGGTCGGGCTCTCCTGCGGCAGGACGCGCGCGTCGATGCTGCCGAACTGGACGTTCAGGAACGGCTGGAACATCACCGCCAGAATGGCGAGCACCACCGCGAAGTAGGGCAGCGGATGCTTCATCACGCTGTGCCCGAGGCGGAACCAGAAGCCGCTGTCGGGGTCGCGCTGCGCGCGCTTGGCGGACGGGCGCCGCCACGGCATCCGGCCGCCCTCGACGCGCGTGCCGAGCAGCGCCAGCAGCGTCGGGAGCAGGACGGTCGCGCCGAACACCGCGACGAGCACGGTGGCGATGCCGGCGAGGCCGATCGTCCGCAGGAACATCTGCGGGAACAGCAGCAGCCCGGCGAGCGCCGCCGACACCGTCACGCCCGACACCATGATCGTGCGCCCGGCCGTCGCCATCGTCCCGGCGAGCGCGGCCTCCCGTACCGGGCGCAGCTCCTTTTTGTACTGCTTCACCCAAGCCCTGCGGGTGCGCCGATCATGGTCTTTCTTGTACTGCTTCTTCGCCGCTCTGCGCGCGCGCCGGTTCGTTTCCTCTTTCCACGGTTTGTACGCCGGAAGGTCCGCTCTCGCCATGCCGCGCTGCAGTTCCTCACGGAACCGGCTGATGATGAACAGCGAATAGTCGATGCCGAGGCCGACGCCCATCATCGTGACGACCTCGAGCGCGAACGACGTCACGTCCGTCACGTACGTCACCGCGTGCAGGACCGCGAAGCCGCCGATCATCGAGAACACCGCGACGCCGATCGGCAGCATCGCCGCGACCAGCGCGCCGAACAGGATGACCAGCAGGATGATCAGCGGCCCGGCGGTGATCGTCTCCGCGCGGACGATGTCGGCGACGACCTGGGACCCGAACTCCTGCCCGAGCGGGACGCTGCCGCCGATCTGCGCGTCGAGTCCGGGCGCGGCCACCCGGTCCTTGATCAGCTCGTAGTTCTCGAGCTTCTCCGCGCCGGTGTCGCCCGCGAGCTTCACCGCGACGAACGTCTTGCTCCCGTCCTCCGACGCGAACGACTCCGCCGCTTTCCCGTTCAGCGCCCAGTAGGTGATGATCTCGCTCACCTGGGCCTTCGGCAGCCGCGCGACCGTCGTGACCACGCTCGCCATGTACTCCGGATCGTCCACCGTCATGGTGTCGCTGGAGTACAGGACGATCACGTCGGGGTTCGTGCTCCCGAAGTACGTCGCGCCCAGCTCGGCGACGAGCGTCGACGACGCGTCCGGGTCCTCGAACCCGCCCTCCTTGAACTTGCCGAGCACACCGATGCCCCAGGCGCCCGCGACGCCCGTGAACAGCACGATCAGGACGAGGCTGAGCCAGCGCCGCCGGTGGATGAGCCGCCCCAGCCCCGCAAGCATGGTCCTCCTGAGATGTGTCGGGGTGCCGCGTTACTTCCGCGCTGCGAGCTTCGCCGCGGTCGTCGCGAGCACGCCGTCAAGGTAGCGCTGCCGGGTCGCCGCGCGCGCGATCTTGCCGCTGGACGTCCGCGACACGCCGCCCGGCTCGATCAGCACGAAGTCGTGCACGCTCATCTCGTGCTCGACGTTCACCGCCGCGCGCACCGCCGCCTCCACCTCCTCGAGGTCGAGCCGCCCCAGCGGCACCCGCCGGTTCCGCTCGGCGACGACCACCAGCCGCTCCGTCTCCGTGCCCGTCAGCGCGAACGCCGCGACATGCTCCGGACGGACGGCCCGGTGCGCCTCCTGCGCGGTGACCTCGATGTCCTGCGGGTAGTGGTTGCGGCCGTCCACGATGATCAGGTCCTTGATGCGGCCCGTCACGTACAGCTCGCCCTCGTGGATCACCCCGAAGTCGCCGGTCTTCATCCACGGCCCCGCCGGCAGCGCGCCCGGCTCCGCCAGCTCGCCGCCGAACGTGTCCTGGCTGCGCTCGGAGTTGCGCCAGTAGCCCGGCGCGGTGTTCGGGCCGTGCACCCAGATCTCCCCGACCCGCCCGTCCGGCTGCTCCAGCCGCGTCTCCGGGTCGACGATCGCGACGAACTGCCCGGACGGCCGCCCGCACGAGACCAGCGTGCTCGTCCGGTCGCCGCCCGAGTCGTCCAGTCGCAGCTCACCGCCGGTCAGCGCGGCCCGGTCGACGCCGATCGTCCGCGGCGGGACGTCCTCGGCCGCCGCCGTTACGAACACCGTCGCCTCGGCCAGCCCGTACCCCGGCGCCTGCGCGCCCGGCCGCAGCCCCGCGGGCGCGAGCGCCTCCGC
The nucleotide sequence above comes from Actinomadura algeriensis. Encoded proteins:
- a CDS encoding MFS transporter; this translates as MTRGRFRWALAVVAVSAFMTTMDNTVVFTATPTIQDDLRMSDSATEWIATGYILMFSCLMIAGGRLTDIHGCRVVFSTGMIVFTAASAVCGLAQSSDVLILARIVQGAGAALALPATQVMVTVGRNDKQRSIGNIVWIGAASSATAFGPTIGGVIVQHWTWHWIFLINIVPGIVVILLGMFLLTGEGQNKDARVDLPGVLISATMLFALIYALEAGPDHGWTDPSVLSVFALGLIALVCFVMVESWAPDPMMDLRFFRNRVFTGGLLSQMLYGIGFNGMMFYSQPFLQRYLGFSPPEAGLVMLPPAITIMVLTPIAFLLAAKIGSRPAIGGGMALMGVGMFLFSTLEVGDGYADLMPGVMLVGVGAALGMPLVMYVLKAVPEQQAGVASGVINVIREASGAFGIAIVGLLVHSIPKQDASPAELESFGSGTSSGLILGAALVVFGGVIGALTLPSRRGWLGPKHGKQRPLVSDPPPRDRPAHVPADATAVHATSPDPVPVGAAVASAASPSATIPDDLAVATAAASGAGPADTPETPSPLASPRKDESMPDPTPGPHWWNDWDEPGSGTGPATEKPPPTPSAWPPPPSAAPSAAPPAEPPAEPPAAPPAGEPAAPSVPAGDVWYDRPGTVRDGLSLGLADPAGGRRTPPPPEGWYQPYAPSDDPPPAPPAPPPGPREDAW
- a CDS encoding glycosyltransferase, whose amino-acid sequence is MSTIVIFGAGSRGDVQPCAALGRALRARGHDVKLVASARYASLAAGAGVGFAPLTADPTEILESDAGQELLAGGRNPVKFLGGFRRILGPMAERLLAECLDACKDADLLLGPTLGALPRHIGEHLGVPWALIHFQPSRSTGAFPHPFVPRARLLGPVANRASFHAVDQVAWLLSRPFINPWRQDRLGLPPLPLRNAGDDRPVLACFSSAVVPRPRDWPRNLAMTGYWFLDEPEWTPPADLAAFLDDGPPPVYVGFGSMVPKDAAMTARIVRTALRLAGVRGIVQGDPDTSDEHVLAVRDVPHTWLFPRMAAVVHHGGAGTTAAGLRAGAPTVVCPFFGDQPYWGERVAALGAGPSPLPFRTLTVPRLAARIRAAVDDPDIADRADDLGRRIRAEDGLARAQEALEPLLR
- a CDS encoding MMPL family transporter — translated: MLAGLGRLIHRRRWLSLVLIVLFTGVAGAWGIGVLGKFKEGGFEDPDASSTLVAELGATYFGSTNPDVIVLYSSDTMTVDDPEYMASVVTTVARLPKAQVSEIITYWALNGKAAESFASEDGSKTFVAVKLAGDTGAEKLENYELIKDRVAAPGLDAQIGGSVPLGQEFGSQVVADIVRAETITAGPLIILLVILFGALVAAMLPIGVAVFSMIGGFAVLHAVTYVTDVTSFALEVVTMMGVGLGIDYSLFIISRFREELQRGMARADLPAYKPWKEETNRRARRAAKKQYKKDHDRRTRRAWVKQYKKELRPVREAALAGTMATAGRTIMVSGVTVSAALAGLLLFPQMFLRTIGLAGIATVLVAVFGATVLLPTLLALLGTRVEGGRMPWRRPSAKRAQRDPDSGFWFRLGHSVMKHPLPYFAVVLAILAVMFQPFLNVQFGSIDARVLPQESPTRAVVETIKAEFPNGSAEPIDVVVSGDLIPKNWSPTEGDPIPPYLDDFRQELMDLPGVVSADFSGYSGTYGGVRISVTHEHEAMDEQAQELVRTIRSMHLTKDGYPMHIDVGGSTAAQMDLMDSLMESLPKMAVAVGAATFVLLFMFFGSIVLPLKAIVMNVLSIGASFGAIVWGFQYGHLAGLLGFTPTGGVEATSMILILAVVFGLSMDYEVFLLSRIREEWDLTHDNRTAVASGMQHTGSIITSAALLFLVVIAAFAFAGITVVKLIGVGMFVAVVVDALLVRSLLVPATMRFMGAANWWLPKPLRGLHAKMDLRESSGDALPAGPVGVAPPLPKEQPVPYTLHWEKPAAAKRPKRPRKPPAAPPAPPAPAPAPAPASAPPNGAGRPDGRSAPWAPWADGPPQPRRPRPPREQREIVQSPDGSGWTWK